The nucleotide window AGGTTATTGAGCGACTTTATAGCTATTCCGGAAATCTCAATGACAAAGGACAGTATGCCTACTATGGACGAGTGGGTGGTTGCCTGATTACCGGGAATGAGGATGGAATCAAACACTGCTCAATGAGTATCCTCTATGGCCTACAACACTTGGGATATGTGATTCCTCCCCAGTCCGATGCCGGGTGGATCGGTGAAGCAGGGCCGGGACCAAGTTATGGCGATGAAGGAGAAGATGGCCCCATTGGGTTTGATAACGAATTTACCCAGCGTAATACCACATTTATGACGTGGAATTTGATGCACATGGCACACATGCTTGATCAGGCCGGCGGAATACCTGCTCATGGAAATCAGCGATCCGAATGGGAGGCTGGTTGCCGGTTTGATCATCCTAATCCAGAACATCGATAACGCAACGCCCTTGCTACAGATCGCTACATATTTTTGCAGAGAACGTAACTTTTTCCAAATTGTTAACAATTCTATTTGCTAATATCCATACGATATCAAAAATCAATCAAATATGAACACCCTATTCACCCAAGAACTTATTGCGAATATCGAAGAAACCGACGCTGTATTAATCGATATTCGTCCCATTGCTGCTTATAACGGCTGGACATTGGAAGGCGAAAAGCGCGGTGGACATATTCCCAGTGCTAAAAGTATCCCCCTGCAATGGACCGAATATATGGATTGGATTGAGGTACTCGAGGAAAAAAATATCCGCAAAGAGCAGCCTGTTATCATCTACGGATATACCAAAGAGAACAGTACTATGATGGCTCAAAAGTTAGATAAGCTGGGGTTCCAGCAGATCATGACTTACAACCATTTTGTTGACGAGTGGGCTGCTAACTGGGATCTACCATTGGATAAATTGCCTCGATACAAACACCTGGTGTATCCTCAATGGGTAAAGCAGTTAATTGATGGCCAGCAACCACCTCATTTTGATAATAACGATTATGTCATATGCCACTCCCATTACGATCATATCGAAGATTATCGCAAGGGACATATTCCCGGCGCAATTCCCGTGGATACCAACAGCCTGGAATCGACCGAAACCTGGAACCGGCGGTCTCCTGAAGAACTGCGAGAAACACTGCAAAACTTGGGTATTCGCCACGATACCATGGTGGTAATCTATGGACGGTTTTCTTCTCCGGTATATGATCAGGAAAAATTTCCCGGAAAAAGTGCTGGTCATCTTGGAGCCCTGCGATGTGCTGCCATTATGCTATATGCCGGTGTACAAGACATCAAAATACTGAATGGCGGTATCACCAGTTGGGAAACGGAAGGATACGACCTTTCAACAAAACCGACCAAACCTACAGCTGTTGACGATTTTGGCATTACGATTCCTGCCCATCCCGAATACATGATTGATACGCCCGAAGCAAAACAGCTGCTGGCGTCAGATGATGGAGAATTGGTGAGCATCAGAAGCTGGGAGGAGTTTATAGGCAATCGAAGTGGTTATCACTATATCGAAAGAAGGGGA belongs to Fodinibius sp. Rm-B-1B1-1 and includes:
- a CDS encoding flavodoxin family protein; protein product: MTLSKKQEDLCESNKTDFSNLSALFLNCTLKPNPKESHTETLIEVSQSIFEKNEVFTEVIRPVDYNIAPGVYPDMTNHGFEEDDWPEIQQKVMDTNILIIGSPIWLGEKSSVATKVIERLYSYSGNLNDKGQYAYYGRVGGCLITGNEDGIKHCSMSILYGLQHLGYVIPPQSDAGWIGEAGPGPSYGDEGEDGPIGFDNEFTQRNTTFMTWNLMHMAHMLDQAGGIPAHGNQRSEWEAGCRFDHPNPEHR
- a CDS encoding rhodanese-like domain-containing protein; amino-acid sequence: MNTLFTQELIANIEETDAVLIDIRPIAAYNGWTLEGEKRGGHIPSAKSIPLQWTEYMDWIEVLEEKNIRKEQPVIIYGYTKENSTMMAQKLDKLGFQQIMTYNHFVDEWAANWDLPLDKLPRYKHLVYPQWVKQLIDGQQPPHFDNNDYVICHSHYDHIEDYRKGHIPGAIPVDTNSLESTETWNRRSPEELRETLQNLGIRHDTMVVIYGRFSSPVYDQEKFPGKSAGHLGALRCAAIMLYAGVQDIKILNGGITSWETEGYDLSTKPTKPTAVDDFGITIPAHPEYMIDTPEAKQLLASDDGELVSIRSWEEFIGNRSGYHYIERRGRIPGAVFGNCGSDAYHMENYRNFDHTMREYQEVETAWKDGGITPDKHIAFYCGTGWRGSEAFWNAWLLGWPNVSVYDGGWFEWCNDPENPIKTGEPDQSILKQI